In Homo sapiens chromosome 11, GRCh38.p14 Primary Assembly, one DNA window encodes the following:
- the OR51T1 gene encoding olfactory receptor 51T1 — protein sequence MAIFNNTTSSSSNFLLTAFPGLECAHVWISIPVCCLYTIALLGNSMIFLVIITKRRLHKPMYYFLSMLAAVDLCLTITTLPTVLGVLWFHAREISFKACFIQMFFVHAFSLLESSVLVAMAFDRFVAICNPLNYATILTDRMVLVIGLVICIRPAVFLLPLLVAINTVSFHGGHELSHPFCYHPEVIKYTYSKPWISSFWGLFLQLYLNGTDVLFILFSYVLILRTVLGIVARKKQQKALSTCVCHICAVTIFYVPLISLSLAHRLFHSTPRVLCSTLANIYLLLPPVLNPIIYSLKTKTIRQAMFQLLQSKGSWGFNVRGLRGRWD from the coding sequence ATGGCAATATTCAATAACACCACTTCGTCTTCCTCAAACTTCCTCCTCACTGCATTCCCTGGGCTGGAATGTGCTCATGTCTGGATCTCCATTCCAGTCTGCTGTCTCTACACCATTGCCCTCTTGGGAAACAGTATGATCTTTCTTGTCATCATTACTAAGCGGAGACTCCACAAACCCATGTATTATTTCCTCTCCATGCTGGCAGCTGTTGATCTATGTCTGACCATTACGACCCTTCCCACTGTGCTTGGTGTTCTCTGGTTTCATGCCCGGGAGATCAGCTTTAAAGCTTGCTTCATTCAAATGTTCTTTGTGCATGCTTTCTCCTTGCTGGAGTCCTCGGTGCTGGTAGCCATGGCCTTTGACCGCTTCGTGGCTATCTGTAACCCACTGAACTATGCTACTATCCTCACAGACAGGATGGTCCTGGTGATAGGGCTGGTCATCTGCATTAGACCAGCAGTTTTCTTACTTCCCCTTCTTGTAGCCATAAACACTGTGTCTTTTCATGGGGGTCACGAGCTTTCCCATCCATTTTGCTACCACCCAGAAGTGATCAAATACACATATTCCAAACCTTGGATCAGCAGTTTTTGGGGACTGTTTCTTCAGCTCTACCTGAATGGCACTGACgtattgtttattcttttctcctATGTCCTGATCCTCCGTACTGTTCTGGGCATTGTGGCCCGAAAGAAGCAACAAAAAGCTCTCAGCACTTGTGTCTGTCACATCTGTGCAGTCACTATTTTCTATGTGCCACTGATCAGCCTCTCTTTGGCACACCGCCTCTTCCACTCCACCCCAAGGGTGCTCTGTAGCACTTTGGCCAATATTTATCTGCTCTTACCACCTGTGCTGAACCCTATCATTTACAGCTTGAAGACCAAGACAATCCGCCAGGCTATGTTCCAGCTGCTCCAATCCAAGGGTTCATGGGGTTTTAATGTGAGGGGTCTTAGGGGAAGATGGGATTGA